A stretch of Aureispira sp. CCB-E DNA encodes these proteins:
- a CDS encoding OmpA family protein gives MKQMYPLLYGLLLLTIIEAKGQDNSQSIYFESAKYELDTTAQQTLDTYLTTLSSNWSNYEFLLVGHTDNIGNATYNQELSQNRCQSVKDYLLKKGFKAKQIAYEGKGYEAPVASNVTDEGKAKNRRVELVSLKKGTLSEAPFQVPVEQVAFDAKEGLNYTYQRSGTIVRIPKDALVYADGTPVQGKVDFSYREFRDAADFIATDIPMMYDHQHQFESAGMFEMTASQAGRAIFVKEEAYIDVDFNLTNDSLEGVSFFEYQNNKWSNLGVLDRNTQQNTFEVNNPCTPIYRYRMPPIQDTFQTFLDAMNVGYQLSKEAQVEQYYRLGFKTLQERFEDMHYASTTYLHYDTEKIDWNAVAMSNHLMGIRFSYNDNYKQLDPKMYNIRLPEGLLMEFKATNLMQRLPEMQALCKRTWMVLPKGKQRPLPRVKALQVLENQYMDIRVNYLGDNNFQFVLKGIGVYDTLVAQPVFNVKEKRNKLAVSDSLIGHYNRNFTKRAQRFDDKMAYYEANWKYFLAFSKSIMPIEEQCKGINNWLRYFGKNPKIMEPRYYAYTGLGGNQEVLRPLMSKAVAGTPIRLQDFILTKPTSNLQRLKLSGFGVFNCDALERLGPEQITVPVEFVTEDGTTIDARVVNIIDYRINSILRLSGNYISYNPTRTTTIVIVDYFGDAYSVSSEELSNNYAQKNKLFRLKSIPIEGENTNAIRAVIAQQ, from the coding sequence ATGAAACAAATGTACCCATTGTTATACGGGCTGTTATTGCTTACAATTATTGAAGCAAAAGGACAAGATAATTCCCAGTCAATCTATTTTGAATCGGCAAAGTACGAATTAGATACAACGGCACAGCAAACGTTAGATACTTACCTAACGACACTATCATCCAATTGGTCGAATTATGAGTTTTTGCTAGTTGGGCATACTGATAATATAGGAAATGCTACCTATAATCAAGAGTTGTCTCAAAACCGTTGTCAATCCGTTAAAGATTATTTATTGAAAAAAGGATTCAAAGCAAAACAAATTGCTTATGAAGGAAAGGGGTACGAGGCACCTGTTGCCTCGAATGTAACAGATGAAGGCAAGGCTAAAAATCGACGGGTGGAATTGGTTTCATTAAAAAAGGGAACCTTATCTGAAGCCCCTTTTCAAGTACCTGTAGAACAAGTTGCTTTTGATGCAAAAGAAGGTCTTAATTATACTTACCAACGTTCAGGCACGATTGTTCGAATTCCCAAAGATGCTTTGGTTTATGCCGATGGAACTCCTGTACAGGGAAAGGTGGATTTCTCGTATCGAGAATTTCGAGATGCTGCGGACTTTATAGCAACAGATATTCCAATGATGTACGATCATCAACATCAGTTTGAATCGGCAGGAATGTTTGAAATGACAGCTTCACAAGCAGGACGAGCAATTTTTGTCAAGGAAGAGGCTTATATAGATGTAGATTTTAACCTAACCAACGACAGTTTAGAGGGTGTTAGCTTTTTTGAGTATCAAAATAATAAATGGTCGAATTTAGGTGTTTTAGATCGCAATACCCAGCAAAATACGTTTGAGGTTAATAATCCTTGCACACCAATTTATAGATACCGAATGCCACCTATTCAAGATACTTTTCAGACATTTTTGGATGCTATGAATGTTGGATACCAGTTATCAAAAGAAGCCCAAGTGGAACAATATTACCGTTTAGGATTTAAAACATTACAAGAACGTTTTGAAGATATGCATTATGCCTCTACAACTTATTTGCATTATGATACAGAAAAAATAGATTGGAATGCAGTTGCCATGTCTAATCACTTAATGGGCATCCGATTTAGTTATAATGACAACTACAAACAATTAGATCCAAAGATGTATAATATTCGATTGCCAGAAGGTTTGTTGATGGAATTTAAGGCAACCAACTTGATGCAACGACTGCCTGAAATGCAAGCTTTGTGTAAAAGGACTTGGATGGTTTTGCCCAAAGGCAAGCAACGACCATTGCCAAGAGTAAAAGCCCTTCAAGTCTTGGAAAATCAATACATGGACATTCGTGTCAACTATTTGGGGGACAATAATTTTCAATTTGTATTAAAAGGGATAGGTGTTTATGATACCTTAGTCGCTCAACCTGTTTTTAATGTTAAGGAGAAGCGAAATAAACTAGCTGTTTCGGATTCTTTAATAGGGCATTATAATCGAAACTTTACAAAACGTGCCCAACGATTTGATGATAAAATGGCTTATTATGAAGCCAACTGGAAGTATTTTTTAGCATTTTCTAAATCCATTATGCCGATTGAAGAACAGTGCAAAGGAATTAATAATTGGCTCAGATATTTTGGTAAGAATCCTAAAATCATGGAACCTCGATATTATGCTTATACGGGCTTAGGAGGAAATCAAGAGGTCTTAAGACCTCTAATGTCAAAAGCAGTCGCAGGTACGCCTATTCGCTTACAAGATTTTATTTTAACGAAACCAACTTCTAATTTACAGCGACTAAAGTTGAGTGGCTTTGGAGTGTTTAACTGCGATGCATTAGAACGACTAGGACCTGAACAAATAACGGTACCCGTAGAATTTGTAACAGAAGATGGAACAACTATTGATGCAAGGGTGGTTAATATAATTGACTATCGTATTAATAGTATATTGAGATTAAGTGGAAACTATATTAGTTATAACCCTACTAGAACCACAACAATTGTAATTGTCGATTATTTTGGAGATGCTTATTCGGTTTCATCAGAAGAATTGTCTAATAATTATGCACAAAAAAACAAGCTGTTTCGTTTAAAATCAATCCCAATAGAAGGAGAAAATACAAATGCGATTCGAGCTGTTATTGCTCAACAGTAA
- a CDS encoding SatD family protein: protein MKEQHYILMADIIGSGSQNGGDLMKDFKELVEKVNRENNNKLLSPLTITLGDEFQGVATSLEDAINLIIALEEEIIDLKKAFKLRYVLYHGVIDTPINSEVAYGMLGEGLTQARALLESLKKDRKRRFHVHLMTNEYLMSLLNLTFLNYQSIVDDWRMKDWDMVKSFLNLKDYKKVAEVLGKDNSSVFRRKDSLEILEYFSCRGVLRLLSSNASNIQASFVPERDEILEEVAELL, encoded by the coding sequence ATGAAAGAGCAGCATTATATTCTGATGGCTGACATTATTGGTAGCGGAAGCCAAAATGGAGGCGATTTAATGAAGGATTTTAAAGAATTGGTGGAAAAGGTAAACCGTGAAAATAATAATAAGTTACTTTCTCCATTAACCATAACACTGGGCGATGAATTTCAAGGTGTAGCAACTTCTTTGGAGGATGCCATCAACCTTATTATTGCCTTAGAAGAAGAAATTATTGACTTGAAAAAAGCTTTTAAGCTTCGGTACGTTTTGTATCATGGAGTAATTGATACGCCTATAAATTCCGAAGTAGCTTATGGTATGTTGGGGGAAGGCTTGACACAAGCAAGAGCTTTGTTAGAATCGTTAAAAAAAGATCGAAAACGGCGGTTTCATGTCCATCTTATGACCAATGAGTATCTAATGTCTTTGCTCAATTTGACATTCTTAAATTATCAGTCTATTGTTGACGATTGGCGAATGAAAGATTGGGATATGGTTAAGAGTTTTTTAAATTTGAAGGATTATAAAAAAGTTGCAGAAGTATTGGGAAAAGATAACTCTAGTGTGTTTAGACGCAAGGATAGCTTGGAAATCTTGGAGTATTTCTCTTGCCGAGGCGTTTTGAGGTTATTGAGTTCTAATGCGTCGAATATACAAGCTTCTTTTGTACCTGAACGAGATGAAATTTTGGAAGAAGTTGCAGAACTTTTGTAG